TAGAAATACCGCCAGCAAGGGCCCGTTTAGCAACGACCCGATTTTGTTGATGGATTCAACGATCGTGTCGGAGATGTCCCCCACAAAAAACGCAAAAAACAAACACACCGACCCCCAGAATACGGTCAGCAATTTGGACACGATCAGCTCCTTGCGACCCGACAGGTCCAATTTTAAATAACGCTTGACAACATCCTGCATGCTCAGCGCTGAGAGGGCATTTAGGGTGGAGTCTAAAGAAGACATCGCTGCGGCAAACAACCCCACCATGACCAGTCCGATCAGACCGTGGGGAAAGTGCCGCAAAACGAAAACCGGCACCGCCACATTATAGTTGGGTTCACCCGTGTCAGTTAACGGCAATGCGGTCAAAAAGTCCGGTTGCAGCAGGACGTAGGCCCCCAGACAAAGACCCAGAAAGCAATAGGAAAAAACCAGCGGAAAGCGCATCATGCCGTCTAAAAACAGGGCCCGGTTGGTATCTGCCACGCTGCGGGTGGACAGCTCCCGCTGGGCCTGGGTCTGGTCACAACCGTAATAGGAAAGGTATAAGAAAAACCCGCCAAACAGCATCGGCCAGAAAGAAAATGTCTGGCCATCCCCCAGGCCGTGACTGCTGAAATTAACCGCCCGCAATCGGGCCGGCTGGTCCAAAACGATGGACAGGCCACCCGTCAGATGAAGCGCCATCGCAATCGCTGCCAAAATGGCGCCAAACAGCACCACAATTTGAATCACATCCGACCAGATCACCGCCTTCATACCGCCGAGCACATCATAGACAATCGTAATGCCGCCCAGCATCAACACGGCTGCCCAAAACGGCAGGTTGAGGCAAAGCATAAGGACCAGTGAGATGCCGTAAACCGTTACGCCGGTACCAAAGGCACGAATAAATTGAAAAAAGAGGCTGACAATAATGCGGGTGCGGGCATCAAAACGCTTTTCCAGGTAGGCGTATACCGAAATCAGATTCATGCCCCTGAGCAGTGGAAAGATCAGCGCCATTAACACGATCATGGCCAAGGGCAACGCCAGCTCAAATTGCAGCCAGATGAGCCCGCCGCCGGC
The Desulfobacterales bacterium DNA segment above includes these coding regions:
- a CDS encoding sodium:solute symporter; its protein translation is MTLNAFDWAIIIVYLIGMIGLSFYLARGQKSDRDYYLGGNDTAPLPIALSTMATQCSTNSLLGAPAFVAFAAGGGLIWLQFELALPLAMIVLMALIFPLLRGMNLISVYAYLEKRFDARTRIIVSLFFQFIRAFGTGVTVYGISLVLMLCLNLPFWAAVLMLGGITIVYDVLGGMKAVIWSDVIQIVVLFGAILAAIAMALHLTGGLSIVLDQPARLRAVNFSSHGLGDGQTFSFWPMLFGGFFLYLSYYGCDQTQAQRELSTRSVADTNRALFLDGMMRFPLVFSYCFLGLCLGAYVLLQPDFLTALPLTDTGEPNYNVAVPVFVLRHFPHGLIGLVMVGLFAAAMSSLDSTLNALSALSMQDVVKRYLKLDLSGRKELIVSKLLTVFWGSVCLFFAFFVGDISDTIVESINKIGSLLNGPLLAVFLMGMLTRRINGQGATGGLILGFVVNLLLWRYAPKISWLWWNVIGFFTAYLMGYLISLAFAKPDPDQLKGTLFERKRRTAETWQERWGRYYIVLALYAAGILAFLVFLTYG